The genomic region CCGCTGGAACAAAGTCCATCTACAGAAAGAGTCAGAAAACACACGAATGAACCCGACGGCACACAACAGACAACAACGTGTTGCTCTGATCGTACAGATGTTtaataaaatctattatttcatgtttagtgtttttgttgtcGTCACCAGTGATCGACGTCTGCGTCCTCAAACTGACCGGCCTCCAACGCTGCTGCATCCACCTCCATACCAtctgtcaacaacaacaacaacaacaattaacCAAACGACAGAGTTTCAACAGCATCACATATACAAAATTGTGTCAAATCAGCAgttttattctcatttttataaaaataaatatgaaccAGCTGATGATCATTCATACAAATCTCTGATGGTGTGACCTACTACATattctttttattcttatttttttaaaagactttaAAAGATCCTAAATCTGTGAGTTTGTCACTGGAATctgctctctctcgctctctgctTGGGAAAATTAACTCACTGATTGCGTGTTGCcactttttaaactttatatGTTGAAACAAAACTCAGAatatttgtttcatttgcaAAAATAACAGAAGCAGGAGGTTGTTTTAGGCCATCTGAGCTGTTAGGATCCTCAGAACAGGGTTAAAGAAAAGATGACGCCACCTTGTGACTAAATATGGAAATAAATCTGTGTGAATCTATATTGTTTTCTTCTCCATCACAATGACAAACTATACTACTTAGATTACCAGCAGTTTCATTTCATATAGTTAATTTTCTCTTCCCACTCCCGACTGCAACATGATTCATTCATCTGTTgtggtctgtaccaaacaaacgtGTCATCAAGAGAAGAAGACATGCAGGTCAGCACATCTCAGCAGCTCTACGGTATTTCACTACAACACAGTTCCCTCACACAGTTTACAGATTCAGTGTGCAGCTGTAATttagataaaaacatttcaccTGGAAAACCAAGTCAAGACTTATGTATAGATGAAAAATGTGCAACATTCAAGTGGATAAATATGATCTACTGCAACATTTAGATATAAAATTATGATGTAATAAATCATGTCAGAAGTTGTATTTGTGTGCGTGACTCAAACCTTCAAATTCGGCGTTGGCTTCTTCGGTTCGGACTCCGGCCATGTGGTACTGCTGAGCGACCGACTGGGCCAACATCCCCTCCAGCCTCTCCAGCGTGGCCTGGCCCTCCGTTGTGAGCGCCGACAGACCCTCGTCACAGGTGTAGAAGGTGGGGATGTCAGCGTGGCCGTGCtctgggtggaggaggagagcgacAGCCACAACGTGTTTGGTACAGAACATGCAGTTAATCTTCACTCAGCCATGTTCACCGTTTATAAATCAGTATATCACCATTTAATTCATGTtcaaaaacacactaaaaacatTGTAACAGATATAAGAGGATTTAATGTAAAGTATTTGTCAAcaatttgttgacattttatatcattaACTATTATTATTCCTGGTACATCATTTCTAACTTCTGAAGATatttacaacataaaatacataattcaaTATCCcacaatttaaataaaaagctCTTACATGTGTTAACtaagtgtctaaatgagacttcagaggttgtcggggacattaaacgtcacCACAgcgagactcatctactcactagtccgtctttacaggccgactttagttagaaactattctaactctgactttacaacttgtacattgatcagtttatagaaaacctgtaaagtaattgtgcagtaagactcttagttgcggtgacgtttaagtcatgtgactgtgatgtcgtctgtttgtaacctaacattagctttttactgctacacagttaatttactctttaaaaatcacaacagtagtgttcatctgtgaagatgaTCTGGATGAAGTATGATAAACTCCTGTTAAAGGTTCAGTAGATCTTACCTGCCTCTGCAACCAGAGTCCAGACAACCAGGGAGGGAtgaacaaacagagacagagggagaagtAAAAGAATGTCAATGTTTTGTAGTTGCATCTTTACACACGAGGTTGTGCCGTCTTTGCTGGAGCTAGCCGCTTTAGGTTTTAGTTTAgaatataggtgtgtgtgtgtgtgtgtgtgtgtgtgtcttgtatCTATGTGTTTTTCCTCACCGGCCTCCTCCACGTCATACTCTTCTCCTTCAAAGTCGTTGTCGGAGTCGTCGTCCTCGGGGTCGGGATGTAGAGCCTGGCACTCACACATGGCTGAGAACATGGAATCCACtgcatgtgacacacacacacacacacacacacacacacacacacacacacacacacacacacacacacacaattgttcAAACAATAGGACCAGTAATATCCTGAACTCTTATTTTTCATCCcatgaaaagataaaaacaaacactgtgtcAGTTTGGCTCTGAATACCGTCAGACTTTAAGTTATCAGTCTGATTTATTGTGAAGTCCTCATCCTCAGTGTGGTCACTCACATGCTGCCTTGTCGCTGGGCACAAATCGAATCTCTGTGATGGTtccctcttcatcatcatcatctccaccGCTGCTGATGCTGTCGTCGTCTTCGTCATCAGGAGCTTTCTCTGCCATTTCTGCTTCATTCTCGTCTGGGAGGATTAGAGACGAAACACTTAATGTTAATAACTCATACAGGCAGAAGCAAGGTTCATCTTCTCTCCTGGATTCAGATGAATCTTTATGCCTCACTGTTGTACATATATATCATATAGTTCTTATGTAGTCCAGTGCTTCTCATGCATACACATAATTTTGAGGGCGAGCCACTGAATAGATATCGCAGGAAGGAGAGCTGCAACGATCGCtcaattaaaagaaaagtcacTGTCAACTTTTATGATAATCAGTTcattaaagtttattttcaagtaaaaaactTCAATTATTTATTGGTTTtagtttcttaaatgtgaggatttgaaCAGTGGTCCAAAAGATTTATTATTTGAATTCATTAAAGATGAATTAGATGAATACACTTTGAAATAGCATTATTAAATTGCATGTAAACTAATGCGTGCCCTGAAGTGATTGTAAATGAATATTGTTATTCAGTCTATGCTGATTGGAATTACTTTGAATGCGTTTAACAA from Sparus aurata chromosome 2, fSpaAur1.1, whole genome shotgun sequence harbors:
- the clns1a gene encoding methylosome subunit pICln isoform X2, whose translation is MVLLKSLPTPTEGVRHEQAETTAVMDGQKLGCGTLYVAETRLSWFDGSGMGFSLDYPTIGLHAISRDVSAYPQEHLYVMVNGKLGDENEAEMAEKAPDDEDDDSISSGGDDDDEEGTITEIRFVPSDKAALDSMFSAMCECQALHPDPEDDDSDNDFEGEEYDVEEAEAEHGHADIPTFYTCDEGLSALTTEGQATLERLEGMLAQSVAQQYHMAGVRTEEANAEFEDGMEVDAAALEAGQFEDADVDH
- the clns1a gene encoding methylosome subunit pICln isoform X1 encodes the protein MVLLKSLPTPTEGVRHEQAETTAVMDGQKLGCGTLYVAETRLSWFDGSGMGFSLDYPTIGLHAISRDVSAYPQEHLYVMVNGKLGDENEAEMAEKAPDDEDDDSISSGGDDDDEEGTITEIRFVPSDKAALDSMFSAMCECQALHPDPEDDDSDNDFEGEEYDVEEAEAEHGHADIPTFYTCDEGLSALTTEGQATLERLEGMLAQSVAQQYHMAGVRTEEANAEFEDGMEVDAAALEAGQFEDADVDHW